One Microlunatus soli genomic window carries:
- a CDS encoding ParB/RepB/Spo0J family partition protein, producing the protein MPPDAALLALGDGGSMGRCHSDVPLDQVVGSVSRPDDFDADFRPRHRHLADRLDRVRSALAGGELLPPVELIRLGDLYFVADGHHRVAAAREAGRLLIDARVLTICTVAYGMACLRLAHLRSKAAEREFLLRVPLPDPVRRDLWLDRPADWLRLADAAEAWGYRHALECGRPMDRATLAMTWWNDEVVPELDRLRSDGIGVDLRDVELYSTALNRLERVGVGS; encoded by the coding sequence ATGCCGCCGGACGCCGCGCTGTTGGCGCTCGGCGACGGCGGCTCGATGGGGCGTTGCCACAGCGACGTACCGCTGGACCAGGTGGTCGGCTCGGTCTCACGGCCCGACGACTTCGACGCCGACTTCAGACCGCGACACCGGCATCTGGCCGACCGGCTGGACCGGGTCCGATCCGCCCTGGCCGGCGGTGAGTTGCTGCCGCCGGTGGAACTGATCCGGCTCGGTGACCTGTACTTCGTCGCCGACGGACACCATCGGGTCGCGGCGGCACGGGAGGCGGGCCGGTTGCTGATCGACGCCCGGGTGTTGACGATCTGCACGGTCGCGTACGGGATGGCCTGTCTGCGACTGGCCCATTTGCGGAGCAAGGCCGCCGAACGCGAGTTCCTGCTCCGGGTCCCGTTGCCCGATCCGGTTCGTCGTGACCTGTGGCTGGATCGCCCGGCGGACTGGCTGCGGCTGGCCGACGCCGCCGAAGCGTGGGGATATCGGCATGCGCTGGAATGCGGTCGGCCGATGGACCGGGCCACGCTGGCGATGACCTGGTGGAACGACGAGGTCGTCCCCGAGCTGGATCGGCTGCGGTCGGACGGGATCGGCGTCGATCTGCGCGACGTCGAGCTCTATTCGACGGCGCTGAACCGCCTGGAACGGGTGGGCGTCGGGTCCTGA
- a CDS encoding anti-sigma factor family protein produces the protein MTTAPTTGGPTGPAAGHIDIEELSDAAEGLVAPERRIDIDAHLAWCVDCRETATALTEVRDLLAAEPAVPMPDAVYSRLQAGLEAEQRSRDSERSGPRTLSGPGAPSTPDPYGSGPSYQDGKFRPGKYRAHHPGAEPQELGADDQEGERTSGHATPAVGPVQRPAKPRLADRFNQTLTPRSGLRAKLAGGAAGAALLATAVGFGGYLTSSSIGAAEPSTDRPIMVAEGSLHASAAAAEEQGDLDPHRFTRAWNCARDVTDGRITGITSMVLDQRSGYLVILRDRGETRAVFVSGCDTDSPSAGPHVDLGRG, from the coding sequence ATGACAACAGCCCCGACGACCGGCGGACCGACCGGTCCCGCGGCCGGACACATCGACATCGAGGAGCTCTCCGACGCCGCCGAAGGACTGGTCGCGCCGGAGCGCCGCATCGACATCGACGCCCACCTGGCCTGGTGTGTCGACTGCCGGGAAACCGCGACCGCGCTGACCGAGGTCCGCGATCTGCTGGCCGCGGAGCCTGCGGTGCCGATGCCGGACGCGGTCTACTCCCGTCTGCAGGCCGGACTGGAGGCCGAGCAACGCAGCCGGGACAGCGAACGGTCCGGACCCCGTACATTGTCCGGGCCGGGCGCCCCGTCGACACCGGACCCGTACGGCAGCGGGCCGTCGTATCAGGACGGCAAGTTCCGGCCGGGGAAGTATCGCGCCCACCATCCCGGCGCCGAACCGCAGGAACTCGGAGCCGACGATCAGGAGGGTGAACGAACCAGCGGCCATGCCACTCCGGCCGTCGGACCTGTGCAGCGTCCGGCCAAGCCGCGGCTTGCCGACCGCTTCAACCAGACCCTCACGCCGCGGTCCGGGCTGCGGGCCAAGCTGGCCGGCGGTGCCGCGGGTGCGGCGTTGTTGGCCACCGCCGTCGGGTTCGGCGGCTACCTGACGAGTTCGTCGATCGGTGCTGCTGAGCCGTCGACGGATCGACCGATCATGGTCGCGGAGGGTTCGTTGCATGCCTCCGCCGCTGCCGCCGAGGAACAGGGTGATCTTGACCCGCACCGGTTCACCCGCGCCTGGAACTGCGCCCGCGACGTGACCGACGGCCGGATCACCGGAATCACGTCGATGGTGCTGGACCAACGATCGGGCTATCTGGTGATCCTCCGCGACCGGGGTGAGACCCGTGCGGTCTTCGTGTCCGGCTGCGACACCGACAGCCCGTCGGCCGGGCCGCACGTCGACCTCGGCCGCGGCTGA
- the sigM gene encoding RNA polymerase sigma factor SigM, translating into MTPYPSPGGGGRSTGSPMRPARPRAAEPADAGSAAAMPRTPGQLDAAAGPLTELADTELLAAHVNGNPLAFSVLVTRHRDRMWAVALRTMRNPEEAADALQEAYISAFRRAASFRGDAQVTTWLHRVVVNSCLDRIRRNKVRAAEPLPEDPDRAEELATTVDTTDQVLEGEQRADIVTALGTLNADQRAALVLVDMEGYSVEEAAGMLGCATGTVKSRCARGRAKLVPLLRHLREPDAPVVRPNRDARTAAGRRTGTSRPTRQGRESR; encoded by the coding sequence GTGACACCGTACCCATCGCCGGGCGGCGGCGGACGGAGTACCGGTTCGCCGATGCGTCCGGCCCGGCCCCGAGCCGCCGAGCCGGCCGACGCCGGTTCGGCTGCGGCGATGCCGCGAACCCCGGGCCAGCTGGACGCGGCCGCCGGACCGCTGACCGAGCTGGCCGACACCGAGCTGCTGGCAGCACACGTGAACGGCAACCCGCTGGCGTTCTCGGTGCTGGTCACCCGGCATCGGGACCGGATGTGGGCCGTCGCGTTGCGGACGATGCGCAATCCCGAGGAAGCGGCCGACGCGCTGCAGGAGGCCTACATCTCCGCCTTCCGCCGGGCCGCCAGCTTCCGTGGCGATGCGCAGGTCACCACCTGGCTGCATCGGGTGGTGGTGAACTCCTGCCTGGACCGGATCCGGCGGAACAAGGTGCGGGCCGCCGAGCCGCTGCCCGAGGACCCCGACCGGGCCGAGGAGTTGGCCACGACCGTCGACACCACCGATCAGGTGTTGGAGGGCGAACAGCGGGCCGACATCGTGACGGCGCTCGGCACCCTGAACGCCGACCAGCGGGCGGCGCTGGTGTTGGTGGACATGGAGGGCTACTCGGTCGAGGAGGCCGCCGGGATGCTCGGCTGCGCGACCGGCACGGTGAAGAGCCGGTGTGCGCGGGGCCGGGCAAAACTCGTCCCGTTGTTGCGCCATCTGCGGGAACCGGACGCTCCCGTCGTACGTCCCAATCGTGATGCTCGGACCGCAGCTGGCCGCCGAACCGGCACGTCACGTCCGACCCGCCAGGGGAGAGAGTCCCGATGA
- the murJ gene encoding murein biosynthesis integral membrane protein MurJ → MTRSTDATEAGPEKSGASRLISATAIMAAGTAASRVLGFAKAALLVVALGSGTRQADMFGLANVVPQAIYLLLAGGVLNTVFVPQIVRAMKEDDDGGEAFTNRLITLGMAAIGVIAVGATLLAPLIMRIYLDGEWLAPKLAGQFQSIIMLAYLCLPQIFFYGLTVMLGQVLNARGKFGPMMWAPVLNNVVGIASIGVFLVLWPSSDRDLGAPFTLQQELLLGLGATIGILAQALVLIPYLRAIGFRYRPRFDFRHSGLGRAGKVAKWTVGYMIVTQLALVVVSRLASGAVPKGGVGAGWVVYQNANLIFMLPHSLITVSLVTAMLPSTSRLVLAGRLGDARDEVVRTMRLAVTTLLPASVAFLALGFPIAQLLFGHGAGSKHWDFIGWTLVAFAIGLVPFTLQYICLRAFYALEDTRTTFFVQILIAGVNIGAALLLVLPIGKPAWVAPGLALAYSLAYIVGLGVSFHQLGKRLPGLRGGEIARHCVRVFLAVLPAGVAAYAITWGFAQWSTGFGARVLALAIAGLVALGLYFGLARVLHITEINQIVATVLRRGGRGSGSSAISSEPDGGSGPQGFASSGTIGDGADAAATLGSTDNANDDDGHHDDADSDQADEASIITQIRRRSDHPAGQQMTGGQSDQPHLAEAGAAVTPPPVTGPTDDLDAPDTEQTASFTLDELESGAPADPPGEQTEPVPDHLPAGTVLADRYRLEELLAWTGASITWRAFDQVLSRSVVIHLLPVGDDRSDELLAAGRHASGATDSRFLRVLDAVGEGAVTADGQAVGSYIVSEYAEGQSLQSVLTAAPLTGLESAWVVREVADALSGAHARGLHHRRLNPETVIITPAGNIKIVGLLIEAALRPEEYADAPSSDDALTDADVTDLGRLLYACLVARWPGEAAFGLPAAPSAPGGAQESGHPWLTPRQVRHGVSPTLDRICDQLLSPIPRQRAPRIVTAAELVGELDRVLGSADATGDLERRLRHPQPRILGEDPDTGRIPVGVVAEPYALVERNGSIAAGTNSASSPAAGTPASPDQPTTTIAAAEPDEPRPGPRRWIWLVVIAALIAAVVITVITAQGLGPAANLHPNDPKTSAAPPADRPIKIVDGKDFDPPPGNGEEHPGEVKNAYDGDPKTRWTTMSYFGSPDLGNLKPGVGIVLDLGSVQQVGSVKLQLYGNGTDVQIRVPKGEAGAEPDMNSLKSWRTVARQKDIGESGTCTLDEKVKARYVLVFLTSLPEEGDNYRGGINEVEVVS, encoded by the coding sequence ATGACACGATCGACCGACGCGACCGAGGCCGGGCCCGAGAAATCCGGTGCCTCCCGGTTGATCTCGGCGACCGCGATCATGGCCGCCGGGACGGCGGCGTCTCGGGTGCTCGGCTTCGCCAAGGCGGCGCTGCTGGTGGTTGCGCTGGGTTCCGGCACCCGGCAGGCCGACATGTTCGGGTTGGCCAACGTGGTGCCGCAGGCGATCTATCTGTTGCTGGCCGGTGGTGTGTTGAACACCGTCTTCGTGCCGCAGATCGTCCGGGCAATGAAGGAGGACGACGACGGCGGCGAGGCGTTCACCAACCGGCTGATCACCTTGGGGATGGCTGCGATCGGCGTGATCGCCGTCGGCGCCACCCTGCTGGCGCCGTTGATCATGAGGATCTATCTGGACGGCGAGTGGCTGGCGCCGAAGCTGGCCGGCCAGTTCCAGTCGATCATCATGCTGGCCTATCTCTGTCTGCCGCAGATCTTCTTCTACGGCCTGACCGTGATGCTCGGCCAGGTGCTGAACGCACGCGGCAAGTTCGGCCCGATGATGTGGGCGCCGGTGCTGAACAACGTGGTCGGCATCGCTTCGATCGGCGTGTTCCTGGTGCTCTGGCCGAGCAGCGATCGCGATCTGGGAGCACCGTTCACCCTGCAGCAGGAACTCCTCCTCGGGCTCGGCGCAACGATCGGGATCCTCGCCCAGGCACTGGTCCTGATCCCCTACTTGCGGGCCATCGGATTCCGCTATCGACCACGATTCGACTTCCGGCACAGCGGACTCGGTCGGGCCGGCAAGGTGGCCAAGTGGACGGTCGGCTACATGATCGTCACCCAACTGGCGCTGGTCGTGGTCAGCCGGCTGGCCAGCGGTGCCGTACCGAAGGGTGGTGTCGGCGCCGGCTGGGTCGTCTACCAGAACGCCAACCTGATCTTCATGCTGCCGCACTCGCTGATCACCGTCTCGTTGGTGACGGCGATGCTGCCGTCCACCTCCCGGCTGGTGCTGGCCGGTCGGTTGGGCGACGCCCGCGACGAGGTGGTCCGGACGATGCGGCTGGCGGTCACCACCCTGCTGCCCGCGTCGGTCGCGTTCCTGGCGCTCGGGTTCCCGATCGCCCAACTGCTGTTCGGACACGGCGCCGGGTCCAAGCACTGGGACTTCATCGGCTGGACGCTGGTCGCGTTCGCGATCGGGCTGGTGCCGTTCACCCTGCAGTACATCTGTCTGCGCGCGTTCTACGCCCTGGAGGACACCCGGACCACCTTCTTCGTGCAGATCCTGATCGCCGGGGTGAACATCGGTGCCGCGCTGCTGCTGGTGCTGCCGATCGGCAAGCCGGCCTGGGTCGCGCCCGGGCTGGCCCTGGCGTACTCGCTGGCCTACATCGTCGGGCTCGGTGTCTCCTTCCATCAACTCGGCAAGCGTCTGCCCGGGCTGCGCGGCGGGGAGATCGCCCGGCACTGCGTACGGGTCTTCCTGGCCGTGTTGCCGGCCGGCGTCGCGGCGTACGCGATCACTTGGGGTTTTGCGCAGTGGTCGACCGGCTTCGGCGCCCGGGTCCTGGCGCTGGCGATCGCCGGACTGGTCGCGCTCGGCCTGTATTTCGGGCTGGCCCGGGTGCTGCACATCACCGAGATCAACCAGATCGTGGCCACCGTGCTGCGCCGTGGCGGCCGCGGTTCGGGGTCCTCAGCAATCTCTTCGGAGCCGGACGGCGGTTCTGGGCCCCAGGGGTTTGCCTCATCTGGCACCATCGGGGACGGGGCGGATGCGGCCGCGACCCTCGGCAGCACCGATAATGCCAACGACGACGATGGTCACCACGATGATGCCGATTCCGACCAGGCCGACGAGGCATCGATCATCACCCAGATTCGTCGGCGCAGCGATCACCCAGCGGGGCAACAGATGACGGGCGGACAGTCGGACCAGCCGCACCTGGCAGAGGCCGGTGCGGCGGTTACGCCACCCCCCGTCACCGGTCCGACCGACGATCTGGACGCACCCGACACCGAGCAGACCGCGTCGTTCACCCTGGACGAACTCGAATCCGGTGCGCCGGCCGACCCACCCGGCGAGCAGACCGAACCGGTCCCGGACCATCTGCCGGCCGGCACCGTGCTCGCCGACCGGTATCGGCTGGAGGAGCTGCTCGCCTGGACCGGGGCCTCGATCACCTGGCGGGCCTTCGACCAGGTGCTGAGTCGGTCGGTGGTGATCCATCTACTGCCGGTCGGCGACGACCGCAGCGACGAACTGCTGGCCGCCGGACGGCATGCCTCCGGTGCGACCGACTCCCGCTTCCTGCGGGTGCTGGACGCGGTCGGTGAAGGTGCCGTCACCGCCGACGGACAGGCCGTCGGCAGCTACATCGTCAGCGAGTACGCCGAGGGGCAGTCCCTGCAGTCGGTGCTGACCGCCGCACCGCTGACCGGGCTGGAGTCGGCCTGGGTGGTCCGCGAAGTGGCCGACGCACTGTCCGGTGCGCACGCCCGCGGCCTGCATCACCGGCGACTCAATCCGGAGACGGTGATCATCACCCCGGCCGGCAACATCAAGATCGTCGGACTGCTGATCGAGGCCGCGCTGCGGCCGGAGGAGTACGCCGACGCCCCGAGCAGCGACGACGCCCTGACCGACGCCGACGTCACCGACCTCGGCCGGCTGCTCTATGCCTGCCTGGTGGCGCGCTGGCCCGGCGAGGCGGCGTTCGGACTGCCGGCCGCACCCTCGGCACCGGGCGGCGCGCAGGAAAGCGGGCATCCGTGGCTGACCCCACGGCAGGTCCGGCACGGCGTCTCCCCCACCCTGGACCGGATCTGCGACCAGTTGCTCAGCCCGATCCCGCGGCAGCGGGCGCCGCGGATCGTCACCGCCGCCGAACTGGTCGGCGAATTGGATCGGGTGCTCGGCTCGGCCGATGCCACCGGCGACCTGGAACGCCGGCTGCGGCATCCGCAGCCGCGGATCCTCGGCGAGGATCCCGACACCGGCCGGATCCCGGTCGGCGTGGTCGCCGAACCGTACGCCCTGGTCGAACGCAACGGCAGCATCGCCGCCGGCACCAACTCCGCCAGCAGCCCGGCGGCCGGCACCCCGGCGAGCCCCGATCAGCCCACCACGACGATCGCCGCCGCCGAACCGGACGAGCCCCGCCCGGGCCCCCGGCGCTGGATCTGGCTGGTGGTCATCGCGGCACTGATCGCCGCGGTGGTGATCACCGTGATCACCGCCCAGGGCCTCGGCCCGGCGGCCAATCTGCATCCGAACGATCCGAAGACCTCGGCCGCGCCGCCGGCCGACCGGCCGATCAAGATCGTCGACGGCAAGGACTTCGATCCCCCGCCGGGCAACGGCGAGGAGCATCCGGGCGAGGTGAAGAACGCCTACGACGGTGACCCGAAGACCCGCTGGACGACGATGTCGTACTTCGGCAGCCCGGACCTGGGCAACCTCAAGCCCGGCGTCGGGATCGTGCTCGATCTCGGCTCGGTGCAGCAGGTCGGTTCGGTCAAACTGCAGCTGTACGGCAACGGCACCGATGTCCAGATCCGGGTTCCGAAGGGCGAGGCCGGCGCGGAACCTGATATGAACTCCCTGAAGAGTTGGCGCACGGTCGCACGGCAGAAGGACATCGGCGAATCCGGCACGTGCACCCTGGACGAAAAGGTCAAGGCCCGCTACGTACTTGTCTTCCTGACCTCCCTGCCGGAGGAGGGAGACAACTACCGCGGCGGCATCAACGAGGTCGAGGTGGTGTCGTGA
- a CDS encoding DUF6049 family protein, translated as MRDGRWAGSGRVIARRTSATPATVPAPSRLRACCLLLALLLGCLFAGPLTGPATARAETGSQVSIELTALTPAISDPNATITFEGKVTNTSDRPLDRLQAMIWRNMTPYTTQDELSQAGASQPTDPVGARMYSPGTPTAYQNLYTEDAPQLDPGASKTFRVRAKASDFFETTTPQPGVYLAGIQVRENASTTVGRARSYVVATAGDGLQPGQQAIGTSTIVELAATPSMSRSGIFTDDGLADQIGPGGRLDTLLRAAERPGASFAVDPNLLLELKSMKNGYSVIDADGAKTAGTGKDAAADWLTRFTALRQAHDGFQLLYARPDLTSLVHADRLGIVRDGQREAAKIAEVKGLPLLIAPADGAADRATLQAAKQLGAAAVLLDQADLGDLGPVISADDSPTILGYDSGAAAGPGPDPRDTEVQQRQTSLADSYVDSVSGEPASSLGRLRLVSDADQAVSANATLQAPWLKPRSVKDLLTDRATPLGNNLHYPDTVRAEEFNPRQLRRLDRLQQNLQTYSDLLGQSSADTLIGQSLPRAASLSWRRHRSEQSQFVRAQQQLLTAGERADPISLDDLESTDAIRVESNPQVTLTGSGARVPVTVVNELNSPIKVQLRANSSNQSRLRLQDVPAREVGDGTVDAGAKVPVQIPAQANANGDMQVTLQLATTEGQNVGEPLTIRVNATRAGLVGWIIAIAAGIVLLGTVVLRIRQVARERAAEEPEPAEDPGSTAQHGPAGHADPAQASTDRDEATEDTVIRPRRGSPDPSPDAADEHPEPLSTDGVPRG; from the coding sequence GTGCGAGATGGGCGCTGGGCAGGGTCCGGGCGTGTGATCGCCCGGCGGACCTCCGCGACCCCTGCGACGGTGCCGGCACCGAGTCGGCTCCGGGCCTGCTGTCTGCTGCTGGCCCTGCTGCTCGGTTGCCTGTTCGCCGGACCGCTGACCGGACCGGCGACGGCTCGGGCCGAGACCGGATCCCAGGTCAGCATCGAACTGACTGCCCTGACTCCGGCGATCTCCGACCCTAACGCGACCATCACGTTCGAGGGCAAGGTCACCAACACCTCGGACCGGCCGTTGGACCGTCTGCAGGCGATGATCTGGCGGAACATGACGCCGTACACGACGCAGGACGAACTGAGCCAGGCCGGCGCATCGCAGCCGACCGACCCGGTCGGCGCCCGGATGTACAGCCCGGGAACGCCGACGGCGTATCAGAATCTCTACACCGAGGACGCACCGCAGTTGGATCCCGGCGCTTCCAAGACCTTCCGGGTGAGGGCCAAGGCGAGCGACTTCTTCGAGACGACGACCCCGCAGCCCGGCGTCTACCTGGCCGGCATCCAGGTCCGGGAGAACGCCAGCACCACCGTCGGCCGGGCCCGCAGCTACGTGGTGGCGACCGCCGGCGACGGACTGCAACCCGGGCAGCAGGCGATCGGGACGTCCACCATCGTGGAGCTCGCCGCGACGCCGTCGATGAGCCGGTCCGGAATCTTCACCGACGACGGCCTGGCCGACCAGATCGGCCCGGGCGGCCGGCTGGACACGCTGTTGCGCGCCGCCGAACGTCCCGGCGCCAGTTTCGCCGTCGATCCGAATCTGCTGCTCGAACTGAAGTCGATGAAGAACGGCTACTCGGTGATCGACGCCGACGGTGCCAAGACCGCCGGGACCGGGAAGGACGCTGCCGCGGACTGGCTGACCCGGTTCACAGCGCTGCGCCAGGCCCACGACGGATTCCAACTGCTCTACGCCCGGCCCGACCTCACCTCGTTGGTGCATGCCGACCGCCTGGGCATCGTCCGGGACGGTCAACGCGAAGCCGCCAAGATCGCCGAGGTCAAGGGGCTGCCGCTGCTGATCGCACCGGCCGACGGCGCCGCCGATCGGGCCACCCTGCAGGCTGCGAAACAGCTCGGCGCGGCGGCCGTCCTGCTGGATCAGGCCGACCTCGGCGACCTCGGGCCGGTGATCAGCGCCGACGACAGCCCGACGATCCTGGGCTACGACTCCGGCGCCGCAGCCGGACCGGGCCCGGATCCCCGCGACACCGAGGTCCAACAGCGGCAGACCTCATTGGCCGACAGCTACGTCGACTCCGTCAGCGGTGAACCGGCGTCCTCGCTCGGCCGGCTCCGGCTGGTGTCCGATGCCGACCAGGCGGTCAGCGCCAACGCGACGCTGCAGGCACCCTGGCTCAAACCGCGGTCGGTCAAGGATCTGCTGACCGACCGGGCGACTCCGCTGGGCAACAACCTGCACTACCCCGACACCGTCCGGGCCGAGGAGTTCAACCCCCGCCAGCTGCGTCGGCTGGACCGGCTGCAGCAGAATCTGCAGACCTACAGCGACCTGCTCGGGCAATCCTCCGCCGACACATTGATCGGTCAGTCGTTGCCGCGGGCGGCCAGCCTGAGCTGGCGTCGGCACCGGTCGGAGCAGAGTCAGTTCGTGCGGGCCCAGCAGCAACTGCTGACCGCCGGCGAGCGCGCCGATCCGATCTCGCTGGACGATCTGGAGAGCACCGACGCGATCCGGGTGGAGAGCAATCCGCAGGTCACGCTGACCGGTTCGGGTGCCCGGGTGCCGGTGACGGTGGTCAACGAGCTGAACAGTCCGATCAAGGTCCAGCTGCGGGCCAACTCCTCCAACCAGTCCCGGTTGCGGCTGCAGGACGTCCCGGCACGGGAGGTCGGCGACGGCACCGTCGACGCCGGCGCGAAGGTACCGGTGCAGATCCCGGCCCAGGCCAACGCCAACGGCGACATGCAGGTCACCCTGCAACTCGCCACCACCGAGGGGCAGAACGTCGGCGAACCACTGACCATCCGGGTGAACGCCACCCGCGCCGGGCTGGTCGGCTGGATCATCGCGATCGCCGCCGGCATCGTGCTGCTCGGCACCGTCGTGCTGCGGATCCGGCAGGTCGCCCGGGAACGGGCCGCCGAGGAACCCGAGCCGGCCGAAGATCCCGGCAGCACTGCGCAGCACGGACCGGCCGGCCACGCCGATCCTGCGCAGGCATCGACGGACCGCGACGAAGCGACCGAGGACACCGTCATCCGACCGCGACGCGGCTCGCCGGACCCGTCCCCGGATGCGGCCGACGAGCACCCCGAACCGCTGAGTACGGACGGTGTACCGCGTGGCTGA
- a CDS encoding CCA tRNA nucleotidyltransferase has protein sequence MPDRPSSSSRLTDAQQRSVQQLFGTAPVVDELGTLFTDAGHSLYLVGGSVRDALLGELGHDLDFTTSARPDEIERLLRTRTSTIWTVGREFGTIGGRIGDWQIEITTFRADAYAADSRKPAVEFGDNLSGDLIRRDFTVNAMALSLPDHAFVDPYGGVDDLIEQRLRTPTAPEVSFTDDPLRMLRAARFAARLGLVPTPELVAAMTELADRLSIVSAERISDEFAKLLLTDHPRIGLDLLVRTGLADQFLPELPALRLERDEHHRHKDVYVHSLIVLEQAIDLERIRGHQPDLVNRLAALLHDIGKPRTRKFEAGGKVTFHHHDVVGAKMARKRLKALRFSSEQIDAVAQLIELHLRFHGYSDTAGDGEGGWTDSAVRRYVRDAGDQLERLHMLTRADCTTRNQAKATRLRRAYDELEWRIDELAKQEELDAMRPDLDGNQIMQILGIQPGRQVGEAYKHLLELRIDNGPLGHERAEAELRTWWAAQPHD, from the coding sequence GTGCCTGATCGCCCCTCCTCGTCCAGCCGGCTCACCGACGCGCAGCAGCGGTCGGTGCAGCAGCTGTTCGGTACCGCTCCGGTGGTCGACGAACTCGGGACGCTGTTCACCGACGCCGGGCACAGTCTCTATCTGGTCGGCGGCAGCGTCCGGGACGCCCTGCTCGGCGAGCTCGGACACGACCTGGACTTCACCACCTCGGCGCGGCCGGACGAGATCGAGCGACTGCTGCGGACGAGGACGTCGACCATCTGGACCGTCGGACGGGAGTTCGGCACCATCGGCGGCAGGATCGGTGACTGGCAGATCGAGATCACCACGTTCCGCGCCGACGCCTACGCCGCCGACAGCCGCAAGCCGGCGGTCGAATTCGGGGACAACCTCAGCGGCGACCTGATCCGGCGCGATTTCACCGTCAACGCGATGGCCCTCAGCCTGCCGGACCACGCGTTCGTCGACCCGTACGGCGGCGTCGACGATCTGATCGAGCAGCGGCTGCGCACCCCGACGGCACCGGAGGTCTCCTTCACCGACGACCCGTTGCGGATGTTGCGGGCGGCCCGGTTCGCCGCCCGGCTCGGGCTGGTGCCGACCCCGGAGCTGGTCGCCGCGATGACCGAGCTGGCCGATCGGCTGAGCATCGTCTCCGCCGAGCGGATCAGCGACGAGTTCGCCAAGCTGTTGCTCACCGACCATCCGCGGATCGGTCTGGACCTGCTGGTCCGCACCGGGTTGGCCGACCAGTTCCTGCCCGAGCTGCCGGCGCTCCGGCTGGAACGCGACGAGCATCATCGGCACAAGGACGTCTACGTGCACAGCCTGATCGTGCTGGAGCAGGCGATCGATCTGGAACGGATCCGGGGGCACCAGCCCGATCTGGTCAATCGGCTGGCCGCCCTGCTGCACGACATCGGCAAGCCACGGACCCGCAAGTTCGAGGCCGGCGGCAAGGTGACCTTCCACCACCACGACGTGGTCGGCGCGAAGATGGCCAGGAAGCGGCTGAAGGCGTTGCGGTTCAGCAGCGAGCAGATCGACGCGGTCGCGCAGCTGATCGAGCTGCACCTGCGGTTCCACGGCTATTCCGACACCGCCGGCGACGGTGAGGGCGGCTGGACCGATTCAGCGGTCCGCCGCTACGTCCGCGACGCCGGCGATCAGCTGGAACGTCTGCACATGTTGACCCGGGCCGACTGCACCACCCGCAACCAGGCCAAGGCGACCCGGCTGCGCCGCGCCTACGACGAGCTGGAATGGCGGATCGACGAACTGGCCAAGCAGGAGGAGCTGGACGCGATGCGCCCGGACCTGGACGGCAACCAGATCATGCAGATCCTCGGCATCCAGCCCGGCCGCCAGGTCGGCGAAGCCTACAAACACCTGCTCGAACTGCGGATCGACAACGGTCCGTTGGGCCACGAACGCGCCGAGGCCGAACTCCGCACCTGGTGGGCCGCCCAGCCCCACGACTGA